A single genomic interval of Spinacia oleracea cultivar Varoflay chromosome 6, BTI_SOV_V1, whole genome shotgun sequence harbors:
- the LOC110802093 gene encoding protein IQ-DOMAIN 22 isoform X1, with amino-acid sequence MGKASRWFRAFLGLKQPDPTPKKQPTKDKRRWSFVKSYREKSSSTTTTNNKPPPPPSSYPYDATSKSATSSSYVDGGRDNDANKHAIAVAAATAAVAEAAVAAAQAAEAVVRLTNNSGRCNSNTTSSSSRELWSCAAVVIQSHFRGYLARRALRALKGLVKLQALVRGHIMRRKTKETMRCMQAMLRAQARARSGRSYIPESPFSSTKSCPILLHPEPPTPDKSEQVVRAKTTNLDHLPKIKRNSSKLSSRVNTMSQDRPNYGSSWSDPRMDDPMWDSRATASSRTCVTDDDRADRILEIDTGKPHYTLRRKSLFETSHSGLLTSDLLSYSQTTSKDSTTHQSPGSCEVVQTLKPLLLPQEISAYCTAESSPQYCSAASQGGSSSRRGGGTFTPTKSDGCLSGYSDCPSYMAYTESAKAKMRSFSAPKQRPQYERTSSTKRYSVHGFDPRSNAQRVSAMQASFGSKAYPGSGQLDRLGLPVRDGTVVYYSGYLN; translated from the exons ATGGGCAAGGCTTCGAGATGGTTCCGCGCCTTTCTGGGCTTAaaacaacccgacccgacccctaAAAAACAACCCACCAAGGACAAGCGCAGGTGGAGCTTCGTCAAATCTTACCGTGAGAAAtcctcctccaccaccaccaccaacaataAACCTCCTCCACCTCCATCATCTTACCCCTACGACGCTACCTCAAAATCCGCCACCTCATCCTCTTACGTGGACGGTGGAAGAGATAATGATGCCAACAAACACGCAATTGCCGTTGCAGCAGCCACCGCAGCAGTCGCTGAAGCTGCCGTCGCCGCCGCACAAGCAGCCGAAGCCGTTGTCCGGTTGACTAACAACAGCGGGAGGTGTAATAGTAACACTACTAGTAGTAGTAGCAGAGAGTTATGGAGTTGTGCTGCTGTCGTCATCCAGTCCCATTTTCGCGGTTATTTG GCAAGGAGAGCATTGCGGGCATTGAAAGGGCTGGTAAAACTTCAGGCTCTTGTCAGGGGACACATTATGAGACGGAAAACTAAAGAAACGATGCGTTGCATGCAAGCTATGTTACGGGCTCAGGCACGGGCCAGATCGGGCCGCTCTTATATCCCAGAATCACCCTTTTCATCTACCAAATCTTGTCCTATACTTCTTCACCCG GAACCCCCAACGCCTGATAAATCCGAGCAAGTTGTTCGAGCTAAAACCACAAATCTGGATCACTTACCAAAGATTAAG AGGAATAGTTCAAAGTTAAGTAGCCGGGTCAACACCATGAGCCAGGACAGACCGAACTACGGCTCATCGTGGTCAGACCCACGAATGGACGACCCAATGTGGGACTCACGGGCCACAGCTTCCTCAAGAACATGCGTCACAGACGATGACCGAGCCGACAGAATCCTCGAAATAGACACGGGAAAACCCCATTATACCCTCAGAAGGAAAAGCCTCTTTGAAACCTCTCACTCAGGCTTATTAACATCAGACCTATTAAGCTATAGTCAGACTACCTCAAAGGACTCAACAACCCACCAAAGCCCGGGTTCATGTGAAGTAGTTCAAACCCTAAAACCTCTGTTACTCCCACAAGAAATCAGCGCGTATTGCACTGCAGAAAGCAGCCCACAGTACTGCTCAGCTGCCTCGCAAGGCGGTAGCAGTTCAAGGAGAGGAGGAGGGACATTTACTCCTACAAAGAGTGATGGTTGTTTAAGTGGCTACTCTGACTGTCCTAGTTACATGGCTTACACTGAATCAGCTAAGGCAAAAATGAGATCATTCAGTGCTCCAAAGCAGAGGCCTCAATACGAGAGAACGAGTTCGACTAAACGCTATTCGGTTCATGGGTTTGACCCGAGATCAAATGCACAGAGGGTTTCAGCTATGCAAGCTAGTTTCGGTAGTAAGGCGTACCCCGGGTCGGGTCAGCTGGACAGGCTCGGGCTTCCGGTGAGGGATGGTACAGTTGTTTACTACAGTGGGTATCTAAACTAG
- the LOC110802093 gene encoding protein IQ-DOMAIN 22 isoform X2 yields the protein MGKASRWFRAFLGLKQPDPTPKKQPTKDKRRWSFVKSYREKSSSTTTTNNKPPPPPSSYPYDATSKSATSSSYVDGGRDNDANKHAIAVAAATAAVAEAAVAAAQAAEAVVRLTNNSGRCNSNTTSSSSRELWSCAAVVIQSHFRGYLARRALRALKGLVKLQALVRGHIMRRKTKETMRCMQAMLRAQARARSGRSYIPESPFSSTKSCPILLHPRNSSKLSSRVNTMSQDRPNYGSSWSDPRMDDPMWDSRATASSRTCVTDDDRADRILEIDTGKPHYTLRRKSLFETSHSGLLTSDLLSYSQTTSKDSTTHQSPGSCEVVQTLKPLLLPQEISAYCTAESSPQYCSAASQGGSSSRRGGGTFTPTKSDGCLSGYSDCPSYMAYTESAKAKMRSFSAPKQRPQYERTSSTKRYSVHGFDPRSNAQRVSAMQASFGSKAYPGSGQLDRLGLPVRDGTVVYYSGYLN from the exons ATGGGCAAGGCTTCGAGATGGTTCCGCGCCTTTCTGGGCTTAaaacaacccgacccgacccctaAAAAACAACCCACCAAGGACAAGCGCAGGTGGAGCTTCGTCAAATCTTACCGTGAGAAAtcctcctccaccaccaccaccaacaataAACCTCCTCCACCTCCATCATCTTACCCCTACGACGCTACCTCAAAATCCGCCACCTCATCCTCTTACGTGGACGGTGGAAGAGATAATGATGCCAACAAACACGCAATTGCCGTTGCAGCAGCCACCGCAGCAGTCGCTGAAGCTGCCGTCGCCGCCGCACAAGCAGCCGAAGCCGTTGTCCGGTTGACTAACAACAGCGGGAGGTGTAATAGTAACACTACTAGTAGTAGTAGCAGAGAGTTATGGAGTTGTGCTGCTGTCGTCATCCAGTCCCATTTTCGCGGTTATTTG GCAAGGAGAGCATTGCGGGCATTGAAAGGGCTGGTAAAACTTCAGGCTCTTGTCAGGGGACACATTATGAGACGGAAAACTAAAGAAACGATGCGTTGCATGCAAGCTATGTTACGGGCTCAGGCACGGGCCAGATCGGGCCGCTCTTATATCCCAGAATCACCCTTTTCATCTACCAAATCTTGTCCTATACTTCTTCACCCG AGGAATAGTTCAAAGTTAAGTAGCCGGGTCAACACCATGAGCCAGGACAGACCGAACTACGGCTCATCGTGGTCAGACCCACGAATGGACGACCCAATGTGGGACTCACGGGCCACAGCTTCCTCAAGAACATGCGTCACAGACGATGACCGAGCCGACAGAATCCTCGAAATAGACACGGGAAAACCCCATTATACCCTCAGAAGGAAAAGCCTCTTTGAAACCTCTCACTCAGGCTTATTAACATCAGACCTATTAAGCTATAGTCAGACTACCTCAAAGGACTCAACAACCCACCAAAGCCCGGGTTCATGTGAAGTAGTTCAAACCCTAAAACCTCTGTTACTCCCACAAGAAATCAGCGCGTATTGCACTGCAGAAAGCAGCCCACAGTACTGCTCAGCTGCCTCGCAAGGCGGTAGCAGTTCAAGGAGAGGAGGAGGGACATTTACTCCTACAAAGAGTGATGGTTGTTTAAGTGGCTACTCTGACTGTCCTAGTTACATGGCTTACACTGAATCAGCTAAGGCAAAAATGAGATCATTCAGTGCTCCAAAGCAGAGGCCTCAATACGAGAGAACGAGTTCGACTAAACGCTATTCGGTTCATGGGTTTGACCCGAGATCAAATGCACAGAGGGTTTCAGCTATGCAAGCTAGTTTCGGTAGTAAGGCGTACCCCGGGTCGGGTCAGCTGGACAGGCTCGGGCTTCCGGTGAGGGATGGTACAGTTGTTTACTACAGTGGGTATCTAAACTAG
- the LOC110802099 gene encoding RHOMBOID-like protein 2, producing the protein MGSRDLEKNGDVNSSYNRYNSYNTQQPNHPVAPSGYHIESSARQWTSWLVPMIVVANVAMFIVVMFINNCPKNNFGFDGCVARFLGRFSFQPLRENPLLGPSANTLMNLGALQWDKVVHQHQGWRLITCIWLHAGVVHLLVNMLSLVFIGIRLEQQFGFVRIGVLYVISGLGGSVMSALFLQKSISVGASGALFGLLGAMLAELLTNWTIYANKAAALFTLLIMIAINLAVGILPHVDNFAHIGGFISGFLLGFVLLLRPQYGWLERHQYPEHARVKSKFMPYQMVLFFIGAALLITGLTIALVMLFQGKNGNDHCRWCRYLSCVPTSKWQCGN; encoded by the exons atggGAAGCAGAGATCTGGAGAAGAACGGAGATGTTAACAGCAGTTACAACAGATACAACAGTTACAACACACAACAGCCGAATCACCCAGTTGCACCATCTGGGTATCACATTGAATCTTCTGCTAGACAATGGACTTCTTGGTTGGTACCCATGATTGTTGTCGCAAATGTTGCAATGTTTATTGTTGTTATGTTCATCAACAATTGCCCTAAAAACAATTTTGGGTTTGATGGTTGTGTCGCTCGATTTCTTGGTCGCTTCTCTTTTCAACCACTCAGAGAGAACCCCCTTCTCGGTCCTTCTGCTAACAC ATTAATGAATCTAGGGGCTCTTCAGTGGGATAAGGTGGTGCATCAACATCAAGGATGGAGACTAATTACTTGTATCTGGTTGCATGCTGGTGTAGTCCATCTCCTCGTGAACATGCTGAGTTTGGTATTCATCGGTATTCGCCTTGAACAGCAATTTGGATTTG TGCGTATTGGAGTACTTTACGTGATTTCAGGTCTTGGTGGATCAGTAATGTCTGCACTCTTTCTCCAAAAAAGTATATCTGTTGGAGCCTCTGGTGCCTTGTTTGGACTACTTGGTGCAATGCTTGCCGAGCTTCTTACCAATTGGACAATCTACGCAAACAAG GCTGCTGCTCTGTTCACGCTTTTGATCATGATTGCTATCAACTTGGCTGTTGGAATCCTTCCTCACGTTGACAATTTTGCCCACATTGGAGGATTTATATCAGGATTCCTACTTGGGTTTGTATTACTCCTACGCCCTCAATATGGGTGGTTAGAGCGTCACCAATATCCTGAGCACGCACGTGTGAAATCCAAATTTATGCCATACCAAATGGTGTTATTCTTTATTGGTGCGGCGTTGCTGATAACCGG ATTGACAATAGCATTGGTAATGCTCTTCCAAGGAAAGAACGGAAATGATCATTGCAGATGGTGTCGTTACCTAAGCTGTGTGCCTACTTCAAAATGGCAATGTGGAAACTGA
- the LOC110780021 gene encoding 60S ribosomal protein L24 — MVLKTELCRFSGAKIYPGRGIRFVRSDSQVFLFVNSKCKRYFHNRLKPSKLCWTAVYRKQHKKDISAEAVKKRRRATKKPYSRSIVGATLEVIQKKRTEKPEVRDAAREAALREIKERIKKTKDEKKAKKQEVSKAQKTQGKGASKGAAPKGPKLGGGGGKR, encoded by the exons ATGGTGCTCAA GACGGAACTTTGCCGCTTTAGTGGTGCAAAGATTTACCCTGGAAGGGGTATCAGGTTCGTTCGCTCTGATTCTCAG GTTTTCCTGTTTGTCAATTCAAAGTGTAAAAGGTATTTCCACAACCGTCTCAAGCCTTCAAAGCTCTGCTGGACTGCTGTGTACCGGAAACAGCACAAGAAG GACATTTCGGCTGAAGCTGTGAAGAAGAGGAGAAGGGCCACTAAGAAACCTTACTCAAGGTCTATCGTTGGTGCCACTTTGGAAGTTATTCAGAAGAAAAGAACTGAGAAGCCTGAAGTTAGAGATGCTGCAAGGGAGGCTGCTCTGCG TGAAATCAAAGAAAGAATAAAGAAGACCAAGGATGAAAAGAAGGCTAAGAAACAAGAAGTCTCCAAGGCACAGAAGACACAAGGCAAGGGTGCTTCCAAGGGAGCAGCACCAAAAGGCCCCAAGCTTGGCGGTGGAGGTGGAAAACGATAA
- the LOC110780022 gene encoding replication factor C subunit 2, producing the protein MASSSSSSGYEVPWVEKYRPNKVADIVGNEDAVSRLQVIARDGNMPNLILAGPPGTGKTTSILALAHELLGPNCKEGVLELNASDDRGIDVVRNKIKMFAQKKVTLPPGRHKIVILDEADSMTSGAQQALRRTMEIYSNTTRFGLACNTSSKIIEPIQSRCALVRFSRLSDQEILGRLMIVIEAEQVPYVPEGLEAIIFTADGDMRQALNNLQATFSGFRFVNQENVFKVCDQPHPLHVKSMIRNVLEGKFDDACSGMKNLYDMGYSPTDIITTLFRVVKNYDMAEYLKLEFMKETGFTHMRICDGVGSYLQLCGLLAKLSLIRETAKAA; encoded by the exons ATGGCGTCGTCTTCATCGAGTAGCGGATACGAGGTACCATGGGTGGAGAAGTACAGACCCAACAAGGTTGCTGACATCGTCGGCAACGAAGATGCTGTCTCTCGCCTCCAAGTCATCGCTCGCGACGGCAACATGCCCAATCTCATCTTGGCC GGTCCCCCGGGTACAGGAAAGACAACAAGCATACTAGCTCTTGCACACGAGCTTTTAGGACCAAACTGCAAGGAGGGAGTTCTGGAGTTGAATGCTTCAGATGATAG GGGAATTGATGTTGTGAGGAACAAAATTAAGATGTTTGCGCAGAAGAAAGTAACTCTGCCTCCTGGGCGACACAAGATAGTTATATTGGACGAAGCTGACAG CATGACATCTGGAGCTCAACAGGCTTTGAGAAGGACAATGGAAATTTACTCAAACACCACTCGCTTTGGTCTTGCATGTAATACTTCTTCAAAAATCATTGAACCCATCCAGAGTAGATGTGCATTGGTCCGCTTTTCAAGGTTATCAGATCAAGAAATTCTTGGTCGCCTCATGATAGTCATTGAAGCTGAGCAG GTTCCATATGTTCCAGAAGGTCTTGAAGCCATAATCTTCACTGCTGATGGTGATATGCGGCAAGCTTTGAATAACTTGCAGGCTACCTTCAGTGGATTTCGATTTGTCAACCAAGAAAACGTTTTCAAG GTTTGCGACCAGCCTCATCCTTTGCATGTCAAGAGCATGATTCGAAATGTACTtgaagggaagtttgatgatGCTTGTTCTGGTATGAAGAACCTCTATGATATGGGTTACTCCCCTACTGACATAATTACAACCCTCTTCCGCGTTGTTAAAAACTATGACATGGCCGAGTATTTGAAGTTGGAATTTATGAAG GAAACTGGGTTTACCCATATGAGAATTTGTGATGGAGTTGGTTCTTATCTTCAGCTATGCGGACTTCTGGCTAAGCTATCACTTATCAGGGAGACAGCTAAAGCAGCCTGA